One window of the Anopheles cruzii chromosome 2, idAnoCruzAS_RS32_06, whole genome shotgun sequence genome contains the following:
- the LOC128277862 gene encoding T-related protein: MRSVEAMATSHILSAIDPILTGSTNSGPVGSGGGGMNGGDSANGTQSNGTSGLGGQSGSGAVTMTGHRSAGGSMGDRNLSVTLDDRDLWIRFQNLTNEMIVTKNGRRMFPVVKVTATGLDPTAMYTVLLEFSQVDSHRWKYVNGEWVAGGKAEAPPPNPVYVHPESPNFGQHWMKEPISFAKVKLTNKTNGNGQIMLNSLHKYEPRVHLVQVVSDARDQRNVHTYPFPETQFIAVTAYQNEEVTSLKIKYNPFAKAFLDAKERPDSVFSRESSTYGWLNFHPSYATAQSPLAPVAPPVDRGSYQPHPHAGSRSNRVAPYTTQRSRNTSGSSSPQHGSYLPLDTVPSPVFSSYPSTWQTQTTPAGSYWSNATGTVSNQGGQPGNPGGSPNSIAPNISPTPSNGSPSYATSSPGYPATSGHHGAGLTPQQQQPYIPVSGSQMEGGVYHQSASGSPQQIYTPPSHQIYHPTPTQVGSPNHQLYGNVLNAPSITNLGYSTSWHSAGDFSMYQSSYHYPTAEYIPMIGEINTYNHPSDITELTSVGVPHRHLDPSTGTSSPLQYHTHHHHHHMSEGSSLVPSSHHPPHGPAAPQCVENQSPEPAPGTGGVSSLGSVTSSPGGSATGQMGPQSPGRSALNTVTGSAWTPLTPPQTTSI, translated from the exons ATGAGATCAGTCGAGGCGATGGCAACGTCGCACATACTGTCCGCCATTGATCCAATTTTAACTGGCTCAACAAACAGCGGCCCGGtcggtagcggcggcggcggaatgaACGGTGGCGACTCAGCCAATGGGACTCAGAGCAACGGCACCAGCGGCTTAGGTGGCCAATCCGGCTCGGGCGCGGTAACCATGACGGGCCACCGTTCGGCAGGCGGCTCGATGGGCGATCGCAACCTCTCGGTCACGCTCGACGATCGCGACCTGTGGATACGCTTCCAGAACCTTACGAACGAGATGATCGTCACCAAGAACGGCAG GCGCATGTTTCCGGTGGTGAAGGTGACCGCCACCGGGCTCGATCCGACGGCCATGTACACGGTGCTGCTGGAATTTTCCCAAGTCGACTCACACCGCTGGAAGTACGTCAACGGCGAGTGG GTAGCGGGCGGCAAGGCAgaagcgccgccgccgaacccgGTGTACGTGCACCCGGAGTCGCCGAACTTTGGCCAGCACTGGATGAAGGAGCCGATCTCGTTCGCCAAGGTGAAGCTAACGAACAAGACCAACGGCAACGGGCAGATCATGCTGAACTCGCTGCACAAGTACGAGCCGCGGGTCCACCTGGTGCAGGTGGTGTCGGACGCGCGGGACCAGCGGAACGTTCACACGTACCCGTTCCCAGAGACGCAGTTCATCGCGGTGACGGCGTACCAGAACGAGGAGGTGACCTCGCTCAAGATCAAGTACAATCCGTTCGCGAAGGCGTTCCTGGACGCCAAGGAGCGCCCGGACTCGGTGTTTTCCCGCGAGAGTTCCACCTACGGCTGGCTCAACTTCCACCCGTCGTACGCGACGGCCCAATCCCCGCTGGCTCCGGTGGCGCCCCCCGTCGACCGGGGCTCGTACCAGCCGCATCCGCACGCCGGTTCCCGCTCGAACCGGGTCGCACCGTACACGACGCAACGCTCGCGCAACACCAGTGGAAGCTCTTCGCCCCAGCACGGATCCTACCTCCCGCTGGACACAGTGCCGTCGCCGGTCTTCTCCTCGTACCCGTCGACCTGGCAAACGCAGACCACCCCGGCCGGTTCCTACTGGAGCAACGCGACCGGAACGGTCTCCAACCAGGGTGGGcaacccgggaacccgggcggAAGTCCCAACTCGATCGCGCCCAACATTTCACCTACCCCGTCGAATGGGTCGCCCTCGTACGCCACGTCCTCGCCCGGCTATCCGGCCACCAGCGGGCACCACGGGGCCGGGCTCAcaccccaacagcagcagccctacATCCCAGTGTCCGGCTCGCAAATGGAAGGGGGCGTCTACCACCAGTCGGCGTCTGGCTCACCGCAGCAAATCTACACCCCTCCGAGTCATCAG ATCTATCACCCGACGCCGACGCAGGTCGGGTCACCGAACCACCAGCTGTACGGTAACGTGCTGAACGCACCGTCCATCACCAACCTGGGCTACTCCACGTCCTGGCACAGTGCGGGCGACTTCAGCATGTACCAGAGCAGCTACCACTACCCGACGGCCGAGTACATACCCATGATCGGTGAGATCAA CACCTATAACCACCCCTCGGACATTACCGAGCTGACGTCGGTGGGCGTTCCGCATCGACATTTGGACCCCTCGACGGGCACGTCGTCCCCGCTGCAGTACCAcacgcaccaccatcatcaccacatGAGCGAAGGATCGTCGTTGGTTCCCTCGTCCCACCATCCACCGCACGGACCAGCGGCACCGCAGTGCGTAGAGAACCAAAGCCCCGAGCCGGCACCCGGGACGGGTGGCGTGTCGAGCCTCGGCTCGGTAACCTCTTCACCGGGTGGCTCGGCCACGGGACAGATGGGGCCGCAAagccccggccggtcggcgctAAACACCGTCACGGGCAGCGCTTGGACGCCCCTCACGCCACCGCAGACGACGAGCATCTGA
- the LOC128277858 gene encoding dynein regulatory complex subunit 6-like isoform X2: MRSKTLPIFRPRFELLPVELVVLIFKYLSPSDRRSACYVCSRWYEASKYCRFAEQMVLHLIGVEFDDFKPPVKNLILADRTYPLIKLSRVKLNVCSKFWVNYGPFVREITFEKCMIWRERVISLFKHMPNLRVARFVECDLLRDDLFRTWKFFDNGLYTVDFPGVESLSLARNNFSQLQFESMVEMMPNLTRVDFSHCFRQVEASRKLFLLGCIQKFIVRRQYDLRAVNIGGIPVDDIFLRELADANGLLLDELCLMYLEKMPARAPAIVDLFRRQTNLRHLDVTGSTGITDFCVDVIVKHIPGLRVLNATGCWGMSDYGIKQIFRLQQLETLTLSNCIRMSKHGIIDGAAFSNRKILRELHLELLDTLDEECVVKIGANFPNLTVLNIGGSSTCITDWSAQYIFCNLLNLEHLNVERSTKLTDAGFTGIDLPEKTFSIWDVEETFAIDRLKKLRVLKVSGCYKITDFALRYAFRFTELKELSLSRCHQISEAGIERLVASCPALEYLDLGECPNINDYCVKLIAIALKRIGTLKLANCPLLTETCLDYLAKYCTTLKYLYVRGCFKLPPDIMDRLSTISSLRQVYKS, from the exons ATGCGTTCGAAAACGTTGCCGATATTCCGACCCCGGTTCGAGCTGCTGCCAGTGGAA ctggtggtgctgatcTTCAAGTACCTGAGTCCCAGCGATAGGCGATCGGCGTGTTACGTTTGTAGCCGCTGGTATGAAGCGTCCAAGTACTGCCGGTTCGCCGAGCAGATGGTACTCCACCTGATCGGGGTCGAGTTCGACGACTTTAAGCCGCCGGTGAAGAACCTGATACTGGCCGACCGGACCTACCCGCTGATCAAGCTGTCCCGGGTGAAGCTGAACGTGTGCAGCAAGTTCTGGGTCAACTATGGGCCGTTCGTGCGCGAGATCACGTTCGAAAAGTGCATGATTTGGCGCGAGCGCGTGATCTCGCTGTTCAAGCACATGCCAAACCTGCGTGTGGCCCGCTTCGTGGAGTGCGATCTGCTCCGCGACGACCTGTTCCGCACGTGGAAGTTCTTCGACAACGGCCTTTACACGGTCGACTTCCCGGGCGTCGAAAGTCTGTCGCTGGCACGGAACAACTTTAGCCAGCTACAGTTCGAGTCGATGGTCGAGATGATGCCGAACCTGACGCGGGTCGACTTTTCGCACTGCTTCCGGCAGGTCGAGGCAAGCCGCAAACTGTTCCTGCTCGGCTGCATCCAAAAGTTCATCGTCCGCCGGCAGTACGATCTGCGGGCCGTCAACATCGGTGGCATTCCGGTGGACGATATTTTCTTGCGCGAACTGGCCGACGCCAACGGGTTGCTACTGGACGAGCTGTGTCTGATGTACCTCGAGAAGATGCCAGCCCGCGCCCCGGCCATTGTCGATCTGTTCCGACGGCAAACCAATCTGCGGCACCTGGACGTGACGGGCTCGACGGGGATAACGGATTTCTGCGTGGACGTGATCGTGAAACACATCCCCGGGCTGCGGGTGCTCAACGCGACCGGCTGCTGGGGAATGTCCGATTACGGCATCAAGCAGATCTTTCGCTTGCAGCAGCTCGAAACGCTGACCCTTTCGAACTGTATCCGCATGTCCAAGCACGGCATCATAGACGGGGCGGCGTTCAGCAATCGGAAGATTCTGCGCGAGCTCCACCTGGAGCTGCTCGACACGCTCGACGAGGAGTGCGTGGTGAAGATCGGGGCCAACTTTCCCAATCTGACCGTGCTCAACATTGGCGGGTCGAGCACGTGCATCACGGACTGGTCGGCGCAGTACATATTCTGTAACCTACTGAACCTGGAGCATTTAAACGTCGAGCGTAGCACGAAG CTCACGGACGCCGGCTTCACCGGCATCGATCTGCCGGAGAAAACGTTCTCCATCTGGGACGTGGAGGAAAcgttcgcgatcgatcggctgaaGAAGCTGCGCGTGCTGAAAGTGTCCGGGTGCTACAAGATCACGGACTTTGCGCTCCGGTACGCGTTCCGGTTCACGGAACTGAAGGAGTTGAGTCTCTCGCGGTGCCACCAG atttCGGAAGCCGGCATCGAACGGCTGGTCGCGTCGTGTCCGGCGCTCGAGTACCTGGACCTGGGCGAGTGTCCCAACATTAACGACTACTGTGTGAAACTGATCGCCATCGCCCTGAAACGTATCGGCACGCTGAAGCTCGCCAACTGTCCGCTGCTGACCGAGACGTGCTTGGACTATCTCGCCAAATACTGCACCACCCTGAAG TACCTGTACGTGAGGGGCTGCTTCAAGCTGCCGCCGGACATAATGGATCGGCTGTCGACGATCTCATCACTGCGCCAAGTGTACAAGTCCTAg
- the LOC128277858 gene encoding dynein regulatory complex subunit 6-like isoform X1, with amino-acid sequence MDFVCPVSVFLPAARPTQPQRSKSLDQPTTSEKSKEARREKDSRRHGSKSSSSSSSKKRPEPKVQERRLHRDSLFSLFPDVQWKPPRQEEPVQVEVEYCDWMAPFNCDGRFVPRYDLLPMELILKVFKMINASDRLAASATCRRWLEAAHCYDPFQRRMYFNFDRIEFSDQEGPIAYFTQSMRTLPYLSFTFVEFTKHSDFWVNNGQYIRELTLRCCLIRKKKFISIMKNLPLLERLELMQCDELFKHWSLDYSTDEPMFPFALPHLKHLSLAACDYYNEYHFERFIEAAPNLESIDVSNCFINLYLSRRMTMISRVLRLVSKNRNIMKALNIADIPCFDDVAWHCLAEIGGLFLTHFTVTYSDRIPLKDPGILKFFAAQTKLTHLDLTSSIGVNDVCLQLIVESCPLLEVLKLRRCWLLSDEGVQDIHTLRHLRVLDISSCERISDYGMRVGIVGKRARPVDEMYFSLLCNLSDYTMYYLVLMFKNLQVLDLDSNSTITDTSLQYLCCYSQDLCNLNLQSCSKLTDAGFTGIDLPEKTFSIWDVEETFAIDRLKKLRVLKVSGCYKITDFALRYAFRFTELKELSLSRCHQISEAGIERLVASCPALEYLDLGECPNINDYCVKLIAIALKRIGTLKLANCPLLTETCLDYLAKYCTTLKYLYVRGCFKLPPDIMDRLSTISSLRQVYKS; translated from the exons ATGGACTTTGTGTGTCCGGTGAGTGTGTTTCTGCCAGCGGCGAGACCAACGCAACCGCAGCGTTCAAAGTCTCTCGATCAGCCGACGACCAGCGAAAAGTCAAAAGAAGCGCGACGCGAAAAGGACTCCAGGCGTCATGGCTCAAaatcctcgtcctcgtcgtcgtcgaagaaaCGGCCAGAACCGAAGGTGCAGGAAAGGCGTCTACACAGGGACAGCCTTTTCAGCCTCTTCCCGGATGTGCAGTGGAAGCCGCCGCGACAGGAGGAACCGGTTCAGGTGGAAGTGGAGTACTGCGACTGGATGGCCCCGTTCAATTGCGACGGGCGCTTCGTACCGCGCTACGATCTCCTGCCAATGGAGCTGATACTGAAGGTGTTTAAGATGATCAACGCCAGCGACCGGTTGGCGGCCAGTGCCACGTGTCGGCGGTGGCTCGAGGCGGCCCACTGCTATGATCCGTTTCAGCGGCGGATGTATTTCAACTTTGATCGAATCGAGTTCAGCGACCAGGAGGGCCCGATTGCGTACTTTACACAGTCCATGCGAACCCTCCCGTACCTGTCGTTCACGTTCGTGGAGTTCACAAAGCACAGTGACTTTTGGGTCAACAACGGCCAGTACATCCGCGAGCTGACGCTCCGGTGCTGCCTGATCCGGAAGAAGAAGTTTATCTCGATCATGAAGAATCTGCCGTTGCTCGAGCGACTCGAGCTGATGCAGTGCGACGAGCTGTTCAAGCACTGGTCCCTCGACTACAGCACCGACGAGCCAATGTTCCCGTTCGCGCTGCCTCACCTGAAGCACCTCTCGCTGGCGGCCTGCGACTACTACAACGAGTACCATTTCGAGCGATTCATCGAGGCGGCCCCCAATCTGGAGTCGATCGACGTCTCGAACTGCTTCATCAACCTGTACCTGTCGCgccggatgacgatgattTCGCGCGTACTTCGGCTGGTCAGCAAGAACCGGAACATCATGAAGGCGCTCAACATTGCCGACATCCCGTGCTTCGACGATGTCGCCTGGCACTGTCTGGCGGAGATTGGGGGCCTCTTCCTGACGCACTTTACCGTCACCTACAGCGATCGTATACCGCTGAAGGATCCGGGTATCCTGAAGTTCTTTGCCGCCCAAACGAAGCTCACCCACCTCGATCTGACGTCTTCGATCGGCGTGAACGATGTGTGTCTGCAGCTGATCGTCGAAAGTTGCCCACTGCTGGAGGTGCTCAAACTGCGCCGCTGCTGGCTCCTGTCGGACGAGGGCGTTCAAGACATTCACACCCTGCGCCACCTGCGCGTACTGGACATTTCGAGCTGCGAGCGCATCTCCGACTACGGCATGCGGGTCGGCATCGTCGGGAAGCGGGCCCGCCCAGTGGACGAGATGTACTTCTCGCTGCTGTGCAATCTGAGCGACTACACGATGTACTACCTCGTGCTGATGTTCAAAAACCTGCAGGTGCTCGACCTGGACAGCAACTCAACCATCACGGACACTTCGCTCCAGTATCTGTGCTGCTACTCGCAGGACCTTTGCAACCTAAACCTCCAATCCTGCTCCAAG CTCACGGACGCCGGCTTCACCGGCATCGATCTGCCGGAGAAAACGTTCTCCATCTGGGACGTGGAGGAAAcgttcgcgatcgatcggctgaaGAAGCTGCGCGTGCTGAAAGTGTCCGGGTGCTACAAGATCACGGACTTTGCGCTCCGGTACGCGTTCCGGTTCACGGAACTGAAGGAGTTGAGTCTCTCGCGGTGCCACCAG atttCGGAAGCCGGCATCGAACGGCTGGTCGCGTCGTGTCCGGCGCTCGAGTACCTGGACCTGGGCGAGTGTCCCAACATTAACGACTACTGTGTGAAACTGATCGCCATCGCCCTGAAACGTATCGGCACGCTGAAGCTCGCCAACTGTCCGCTGCTGACCGAGACGTGCTTGGACTATCTCGCCAAATACTGCACCACCCTGAAG TACCTGTACGTGAGGGGCTGCTTCAAGCTGCCGCCGGACATAATGGATCGGCTGTCGACGATCTCATCACTGCGCCAAGTGTACAAGTCCTAg
- the LOC128277863 gene encoding F-box/LRR-repeat protein 7-like: protein MALARLVARIERTLYVHYEDSFIYFFEPNFEELPTELIIHLFKYLNPSDRSAAALVCRAWYYAYRYPEFLRAACLHIHDVEFVDNGHPLKGLLTSFRYYTDVRVTKVVFGSRSEFWSEFGWAIETLTLDNCVVWKHKLISILKHMPRLRSLNIHNCPDLFKSWKLVENITVSWLLVLPQLRHLSLARNNRFQEFHFDYLVNMAPNLESLDISECFSSIEARQRILMLNHVLEYVRVNRARLRHLFIGGIPVDNLFLRGLADIRGLTLHGLGLMVCEKIPNNELWQCGIIDLLRAQTQLTHLDLSKSLALNDYSLIQISRSIPQLETLILNRCWMVTDYGITAIKSLVRLRHIDLTNCERITDAGLIGGLFTHNRKNVRRLYLGLLTNMSDAALTKVSFEFCNLVVLDLGGCSNSINDLSVQYIFYHMTRLQELNLDCCAKVSDAGITGVDMEEKAFAIWDIELSFSISDLTGLRSLTLAGCYKITDVSFGRCFHFRELKELSLARLLQITDRGIEQLVLGCPSLELVDFSECRTITDRCIEIVAKCEPRLTTLKLQNCPLLTDQAMGYIIENCQVLRTLNIRGCHQISSYAETWVRSAVKTLRHLQGNTREEL from the exons ATGGCTTTGGCACGGCTAGTGGCGCGCATCGAGCGGACGCTTTACGTGCACTACGAGGACAGCTTCATTTACTTTTTCGAGCCCAACTTTGAGGAGCTACCGACCGAG CTGATCATACATCTGTTCAAGTATCTGAACCCGAGCGATCGCAGCGCGGCAGCATTGGTGTGCCGGGCGTGGTACTATGCCTACCGCTATCCGGAGTTTCTGCGGGCCGCCTGTCTGCACATCCACGACGTGGAGTTTGTTGACAATGGCCACCCGCTCAAGGGGCTGCTAACGTCGTTCCGGTACTACACGGACGTGCGCGTTACGAAGGTGGTGTTTGGCAGTCGGAGCGAGTTCTGGAGTGAGTTTGGCTGGGCGATCGAAACACTCACGCTGGACAACTGTGTCGTGTGGAAGCACAAACTGATCTCGATCCTGAAGCACATGCCTCGGTTGCGATCGCTAAACATTCACAACTGCCCGGATCTGTTCAAAAGCTGGAAGCTGGTGGAGAACATTACTGTTTCGTGGTTGCTGGTGTTGCCCCAGCTACGGCACCTCAGTTTGGCGCGCAACAATCGATTCCAGGAGTTTCACTTCGACTATCTGGTCAACATGGCACCGAACCTGGAGTCGCTCGATATTTCCGAGTGCTTCAGTAGCATCGAGGCCCGCCAGCGTATCCTGATGCTCAACCACGTGCTCGAGTACGTCCGGGTGAACCGTGCCCGGTTACGGCACCTCTTCATCGGTGGCATCCCGGTCGACAATCTGTTCCTGCGCGGACTGGCCGATATCAGAGGGCTAACGTTGCACGGGCTGGGACTAATGGTGTGCGAAAAGATCCCCAACAACGAGCTGTGGCAGTGTGGCATCATCGATCTGCTGCGAGCGCAAACCCAACTGACGCACCTGGACCTTTCGAAGTCGCTCGCCCTCAACGATTATTCGTTGATTCAGATCTCGCGTTCGATTCCGCAGCTCGAAACGCTCATCCTTAACCGCTGTTGGATGGTCACGGACTATGGTATCACGGCAATCAAGAGTCTGGTTCGGTTGCGGCACATCGACCTGACCAACTGTGAACGAATAACCGACGCCGGCCTCATAGGTGGACTGTTCACGCACAATCGCAAAAACGTACGCCGTCTGTACCTGGGACTGCTGACCAACATGAGCGATGCGGCGCTGACGAAGGTGTCGTTCGAGTTCTGCAACCTGGTCGTGCTCGATCTGGGCGGGTGTTCCAACAGCATCAACGATCTGTCGGTCCAGTACATCTTCTACCACATGACCCGGCTCCAGGAGCTCAATCTGGACTGCTGCGCCAAG GTCTCCGATGCCGGCATTACGGGCGTGGACATGGAGGAGAAAGCGTTTGCCATCTGGGACATTGAGCTGTCGTTCTCGATCTCCGACCTAACCGGGCTGCGCTCTCTGACGCTGGCCGGGTGCTACAAAATCACCGACGTGTCGTTCGGGCGGTGCTTCCATTTCCGCGAACTGAAGGAACTCAGCCTGGCCCGGTTACTGCAGATAACCGACCGCGGAatcgagcagctcgtcctCGGGTGTCCCTCGCTCGAGCTGGTGGATTTCAGCGAGTGCCGTACGATCACCGACCGGTGCATCGAGATCGTCGCCAAGTGTGAGCCCCGGCTGACGACGCTCAAGCTCCAGAACTGTCCGCTGCTCACCGACCAGGCGATGGGGTACATCATCGAAAACTGCCAGGTGCTGCGGACGCTCAACATTCGCGGCTGCCACCAGATATCGTCGTACGCGGAGACGTGGGTCCGGTCGGCCGTCAAAACGCTGCGCCATCTGCAGGGCAACACACGGGAGGAGCTGTAG